A portion of the Bdellovibrionales bacterium genome contains these proteins:
- a CDS encoding AarF/ABC1/UbiB kinase family protein has product MEFKPPPSLKRVPSNVFDRGFKLAKLTAKLSVRAVGHSLGKWTPHWIYEKGDPESLRRYLGAQASLLTNELGQLKGSVMKAGQLLSTYGEHFLPPEVNQFLKSLQSESTPLEWSEIEKVLKRELGKEKLDLLEIDPTAWAAASLGQVHRAKIRTTGEEVALKIQYPGVDRAIETDLAFLRLIFQITDIFPTGFQSKPIMNEIRQMLTRELDYNLEFKETKWFYQRLESEPYIQVPKVYENFSNRAVLTTEFVASLPVDDIQVKSWPQSVRNKIAELFLKVYMCELFEWGRIQTDPHFGNYRVRLSEDGHPILVLLDFGAVREISPAFQSSYHLMVSGALHRNTDDVLAGAGALGFIQPKDPPELRQLFVDLCFLITEPFVDPSWNSNSQNFMNLNGEYNWGISDLPQRVARLGAQMVTQFQFRTPPQEVVFIDRKLGGTFTFLSNLNAVLNARPLVSRYL; this is encoded by the coding sequence ATGGAATTCAAACCACCGCCCTCCCTGAAACGTGTTCCGAGCAATGTCTTTGATCGTGGATTCAAGCTAGCAAAGCTCACTGCCAAGCTGAGCGTTCGAGCTGTTGGGCATTCCTTGGGCAAATGGACTCCTCATTGGATTTATGAAAAGGGAGATCCAGAATCTTTGAGAAGATACCTGGGTGCGCAGGCTTCTCTGTTAACGAATGAACTGGGCCAATTGAAAGGCTCGGTTATGAAGGCGGGCCAACTTCTTTCCACCTACGGCGAACATTTTTTGCCACCCGAGGTAAATCAATTTCTAAAATCTTTACAGTCTGAATCCACTCCCCTTGAATGGAGCGAAATCGAAAAAGTTTTAAAGAGAGAATTAGGAAAGGAAAAACTCGATCTTTTGGAAATCGATCCAACGGCCTGGGCGGCCGCTTCTCTCGGCCAGGTTCATCGCGCAAAAATTCGAACAACCGGAGAAGAAGTTGCTCTCAAGATCCAGTATCCCGGAGTCGATCGGGCCATCGAAACAGACCTCGCTTTTTTACGGCTTATCTTCCAGATCACCGATATATTTCCTACGGGATTTCAAAGCAAACCCATCATGAATGAAATTCGGCAAATGCTCACAAGAGAGCTTGATTACAATTTGGAATTTAAAGAGACGAAGTGGTTTTATCAAAGGCTGGAATCCGAACCCTATATTCAGGTGCCGAAGGTGTACGAGAATTTCTCTAATCGAGCCGTTCTGACAACAGAATTTGTTGCCTCCCTTCCAGTCGACGACATACAAGTTAAATCCTGGCCGCAGAGTGTTCGAAACAAAATTGCCGAGTTATTCTTGAAAGTTTACATGTGTGAATTGTTTGAGTGGGGTCGCATTCAAACTGACCCACATTTTGGAAATTATCGTGTGAGATTATCTGAAGATGGACACCCCATATTGGTCCTTTTGGATTTTGGTGCTGTCCGAGAGATCTCTCCGGCCTTTCAGAGTTCCTATCACCTCATGGTGAGCGGAGCTCTACATCGCAACACAGACGATGTTCTTGCTGGAGCAGGTGCTCTCGGATTTATCCAACCCAAAGATCCACCCGAACTTCGTCAACTTTTTGTCGATCTGTGCTTTCTCATTACGGAACCATTTGTTGATCCATCCTGGAACAGTAATTCGCAAAACTTTATGAACCTGAACGGAGAATACAATTGGGGAATCAGTGATTTGCCCCAAAGGGTCGCTCGACTCGGAGCCCAAATGGTGACCCAATTTCAATTTAGAACACCACCTCAGGAAGTGGTCTTCATTGATCGTAAACTGGGCGGTACTTTTACCTTTCTAAGCAATCTCAATGCTGTTCTCAATGCCCGACCGCTTGTATCCCGCTATCTCTGA
- a CDS encoding FMN-binding protein has protein sequence MVNKVLLDRPGSDSGSLRPSSPSRSIASLGEIDSSKNRDWTWERKMTNQLIESGSRGPASVGTKPSVEDQLQFGLLEGKYAVKIRNGKLENIRFVSLSEQPKYLVDRPDFIEKYRGLIAPEFEEARLKDHTSSGRKTQERYALVSGNRSVAEVSFELDLQERLLNFAVHKSEQDQ, from the coding sequence ATGGTAAATAAAGTTCTCCTTGATCGACCGGGATCGGATTCTGGTTCTTTGCGTCCTTCTAGCCCTTCTCGTTCTATTGCAAGCCTTGGAGAAATAGATAGTTCCAAAAATCGCGATTGGACCTGGGAGCGCAAAATGACAAATCAGCTCATTGAATCGGGCTCTCGCGGACCTGCGAGCGTGGGAACCAAGCCGTCAGTTGAGGATCAACTGCAGTTTGGACTGCTTGAAGGCAAGTATGCTGTGAAGATCAGAAATGGAAAATTGGAGAACATTCGTTTTGTATCCTTGTCTGAACAGCCGAAGTATCTCGTGGATCGACCTGACTTTATCGAGAAATATCGGGGTCTCATTGCCCCTGAGTTTGAAGAAGCCAGACTAAAGGACCACACTTCGAGCGGTCGCAAGACACAGGAGAGATACGCATTGGTTTCGGGAAATCGCAGTGTGGCGGAGGTTTCTTTTGAGCTTGATCTCCAGGAACGCCTTCTCAATTTCGCTGTGCACAAGTCAGAACAGGACCAATAA
- the queF gene encoding NADPH-dependent 7-cyano-7-deazaguanine reductase QueF, whose protein sequence is MTGKDVKLYGELAIEEACLERFENRTLVRRYEIDFTCPEFTCLCPRSGFPDFAVIHIRYVPDKFCVELKSLKLYINSFRNRKVFHEDVTNLILDDLIALLDPFEIEVKGDFNVRGNIKTIVTAKHAKT, encoded by the coding sequence ATGACCGGAAAAGATGTGAAGTTGTACGGAGAATTGGCCATTGAAGAAGCTTGTTTGGAGAGGTTTGAAAATAGGACTCTCGTGAGACGCTATGAAATCGATTTCACTTGCCCCGAATTCACTTGTCTTTGTCCTCGCAGCGGATTTCCAGATTTTGCCGTAATCCATATTCGCTATGTACCTGATAAATTTTGCGTCGAACTCAAGTCTCTCAAACTTTATATCAATAGCTTTCGTAACAGGAAGGTCTTTCATGAAGACGTGACGAACCTGATTTTAGATGATCTCATCGCTCTTCTGGATCCTTTCGAAATTGAAGTCAAGGGTGACTTTAATGTTCGAGGAAACATCAAAACAATCGTAACGGCCAAACATGCCAAGACTTAA
- a CDS encoding RNA methyltransferase has protein sequence MSLAEEDELEDVVTRSVRRTFFEKEPFLIGGARYTAAEIWEALGARLTVERQRRILEVCRRRSQGLVPVLENIYDRGNISAVMRSAEAFGFYRFQIIDVANAKFKAANRVTKGSDKWLQVETSPDVESCVQKLKGRGYKIYATHLEASVSIEEIDFTQASAVVFGNEKEGVSKRMLDLVDGRFVLPMLGFSQSFNISVAAALTFSYVHYAQKKAQGGPLFLDEREQRILAANYVLRSFDNPEALLKELKTREK, from the coding sequence ATGAGCTTAGCAGAGGAAGATGAACTTGAAGATGTGGTCACTCGTTCGGTACGCAGGACTTTCTTTGAAAAAGAGCCTTTTCTCATTGGGGGGGCGCGATACACTGCTGCTGAAATTTGGGAGGCCTTAGGTGCCCGGCTCACTGTCGAGCGCCAAAGGAGAATATTGGAAGTCTGTCGAAGACGTTCCCAGGGCTTGGTTCCAGTTCTTGAGAATATTTATGACCGCGGCAATATCAGTGCCGTCATGAGATCTGCCGAGGCTTTTGGATTCTATCGTTTTCAGATCATCGACGTTGCCAATGCAAAATTTAAGGCAGCTAATCGAGTGACAAAAGGTTCTGACAAATGGTTGCAGGTGGAGACTTCTCCAGATGTTGAGTCTTGCGTTCAGAAGTTGAAGGGGCGGGGGTATAAGATCTATGCCACTCACCTGGAGGCAAGCGTATCGATAGAAGAGATAGATTTCACCCAGGCCTCTGCGGTTGTTTTCGGAAACGAAAAAGAGGGGGTCAGCAAGCGAATGCTTGATCTTGTGGACGGCCGATTTGTACTTCCAATGTTGGGCTTTTCTCAAAGCTTTAATATTTCAGTCGCGGCCGCTTTAACTTTTTCTTATGTTCACTATGCTCAAAAAAAGGCTCAAGGCGGGCCGCTGTTTCTCGACGAAAGAGAACAGCGAATACTGGCCGCAAACTATGTCTTGCGAAGCTTTGACAATCCCGAGGCCCTACTCAAAGAGTTAAAGACACGAGAAAAATAG
- a CDS encoding tetratricopeptide repeat protein yields the protein MRFLDYPRSRPIQKNSVFLFSYFLLFCLSFFSYLGKYSPSIGLAEAEESISSLEERLKAEPDSIKIRSSLALQYSRSKGQEMKVIELLSPFTDELSLSSLLQLAIAYQNVKKYTDEVRVLKKALESGPKRYDIHYKVGLAYLKSEKFTEATNSMRDAIKIQRRFRQAYDSLLDIFQRTKNNYESRSILRDMVKIFGKDPLIYSHLCRLDSIDGYLESAIKACRKAMRIEKDLPDNYVYLAQSLFDSKDETSAGKVLIQAARRFPKSELAQWATGEYYLRQKNYAGAQTYFAKAVSADEKSARSLTGLAVCQFEQENHEDALATFSKACEIDENVIEKIREAAGKLRLAKKDELSRRYTKQIQDCKRKIKE from the coding sequence ATGCGCTTTCTTGATTATCCAAGATCACGGCCGATTCAGAAAAATTCCGTTTTTTTGTTTTCGTATTTCCTTTTGTTTTGCCTCTCATTTTTTTCTTACTTGGGAAAATACTCACCCAGTATAGGTCTGGCTGAAGCAGAAGAATCCATTTCCTCGCTTGAAGAAAGGCTGAAAGCTGAACCAGATAGCATTAAAATAAGATCTTCGCTGGCGCTTCAATATTCTAGATCTAAAGGCCAGGAAATGAAGGTGATCGAACTGCTGAGCCCCTTTACTGATGAACTCTCATTGAGCTCGCTCCTTCAGCTCGCAATAGCCTACCAAAATGTCAAAAAATACACGGACGAAGTCAGGGTCTTAAAAAAGGCTCTCGAAAGTGGTCCAAAGAGATATGACATACATTACAAAGTAGGCCTGGCCTACCTTAAATCTGAAAAATTCACCGAAGCCACAAACAGTATGAGAGACGCAATTAAAATTCAGAGACGGTTCCGGCAAGCCTACGACTCTCTGCTGGATATTTTCCAGCGCACAAAAAACAACTATGAAAGCCGTAGCATTCTACGGGACATGGTCAAGATCTTTGGAAAGGACCCCCTTATCTACTCCCACCTTTGTCGGCTTGATTCGATCGATGGGTATCTTGAATCCGCAATAAAGGCTTGTCGTAAGGCAATGCGTATCGAAAAGGATTTACCGGACAACTATGTCTACTTGGCCCAAAGCCTCTTCGATAGTAAAGATGAAACAAGTGCGGGCAAAGTATTGATTCAAGCTGCGCGCCGATTTCCCAAATCGGAACTTGCCCAATGGGCCACAGGTGAATACTATTTGCGCCAGAAAAACTACGCAGGGGCACAAACATATTTTGCCAAAGCTGTCTCAGCCGATGAGAAGTCAGCACGCTCTTTGACTGGCTTGGCTGTTTGTCAATTCGAACAGGAAAATCACGAGGACGCCCTGGCAACCTTCTCAAAGGCCTGTGAAATCGACGAAAATGTGATCGAAAAAATCAGAGAAGCTGCAGGAAAATTACGTCTGGCAAAAAAAGATGAACTCTCCCGTCGCTACACAAAACAAATTCAAGACTGCAAACGAAAAATCAAAGAGTAG
- a CDS encoding NYN domain-containing protein has translation MVIDAVTMSDKMDVAIILGGDKDFLPLIWYLKSRGCRTEIWSWPQATSKEVMEAVDRYYPLDEEFLLDDEKKKGPRKKRNQLKG, from the coding sequence TTGGTTATTGATGCGGTGACAATGTCGGATAAAATGGATGTCGCGATTATCCTGGGAGGCGATAAGGACTTTTTGCCTTTGATTTGGTACCTCAAATCGAGAGGTTGTCGGACTGAGATTTGGTCGTGGCCGCAGGCCACCTCAAAGGAAGTGATGGAGGCCGTCGATCGATATTACCCCTTGGATGAGGAATTTCTCCTCGATGATGAAAAGAAGAAAGGCCCACGTAAGAAGCGGAACCAGTTAAAAGGTTAA
- a CDS encoding glycosyltransferase, producing the protein MKNVISVIIPTYNRLHTIPRAIDSIRNQSYPHWELIIVDDGSTDGTEDWIHHQQKDLISSGKMRYMRIDRGGVSRARNTGIERSRGEWLAFLDSDDEWLPEKLSMQIKHAQLNSQDLILHGEEIWFRHGRRVNSCKQHKKFGGRIFSNCVPLCLISPSTVMIHRSIFIEVGLFREDFPVCEDYELWLRMTSQFNVSFLEKPLIIKYGGHGDQLSRSFKAMDYWRTKALFPYLRSTNITDSEKRQVAHCLVSKASILLKGYEKHKNWKNYEEVQHFRVLAQEFLDSPFLDTQSVLD; encoded by the coding sequence TTGAAAAATGTGATCAGTGTCATTATTCCAACTTACAATCGCCTTCACACTATCCCCAGAGCCATTGATTCAATTAGAAATCAGTCCTACCCTCATTGGGAACTTATTATTGTAGATGACGGCTCCACCGACGGAACTGAGGATTGGATTCATCACCAGCAGAAGGATCTCATTTCGAGCGGAAAAATGCGATACATGCGAATTGACCGAGGTGGTGTGAGTCGGGCACGTAATACGGGAATTGAACGATCTCGGGGCGAATGGCTGGCTTTTCTGGATTCTGATGATGAATGGCTTCCCGAAAAGCTTTCAATGCAAATCAAGCACGCTCAGTTAAATTCTCAAGATTTGATTCTTCACGGTGAGGAGATTTGGTTCCGCCATGGCCGCCGGGTCAATTCTTGTAAACAACACAAAAAATTTGGCGGCCGTATATTTAGCAACTGTGTGCCTCTGTGTCTGATCTCCCCCTCCACAGTTATGATTCATCGGAGTATTTTCATTGAGGTGGGGCTCTTTCGTGAAGATTTTCCCGTCTGCGAAGACTACGAGCTGTGGCTCAGAATGACCTCTCAATTTAATGTGAGTTTTCTGGAAAAGCCCCTGATTATAAAATACGGAGGACATGGGGATCAACTATCAAGGTCATTCAAAGCAATGGATTACTGGCGAACCAAAGCTCTCTTTCCCTATCTAAGAAGCACAAACATCACCGATTCTGAAAAAAGGCAGGTCGCCCATTGCCTTGTTTCCAAAGCTTCCATTCTGCTTAAGGGTTATGAAAAGCACAAGAATTGGAAAAATTACGAAGAGGTGCAACATTTTCGGGTCCTTGCTCAGGAATTTCTCGACAGTCCTTTTCTTGATACCCAGTCAGTGCTAGATTAG
- a CDS encoding DUF2799 domain-containing protein, which produces MVHKNFLNILVLFFPLFLGGLSCAILTDRSGLDREACANSDWWELGRQDGTQGEPVGKYDKRLSKCRLGPDKSRENLYLNGRNAGLAEYCQPSNGYEIGRTGQFYFYVCPVDTEIDFVSRYRIGRRVYQLEIANKNLNKNIESLLARISEMRASAVQERAQLREQIRAMKNSRAQNEKSLEELRSSIGG; this is translated from the coding sequence ATGGTCCATAAAAATTTCTTAAATATCCTGGTTCTGTTTTTTCCACTCTTCTTAGGGGGGCTCTCGTGTGCCATTCTGACTGACAGGAGCGGACTTGATCGAGAGGCCTGTGCGAATTCGGACTGGTGGGAATTAGGCCGTCAGGATGGAACCCAAGGAGAACCGGTCGGCAAGTACGATAAACGCCTTTCTAAATGCAGGCTGGGGCCTGATAAGAGCCGTGAAAATTTGTATCTAAATGGCCGAAATGCGGGTTTAGCGGAATATTGCCAGCCGAGTAACGGCTATGAAATCGGGCGCACAGGCCAATTCTATTTTTACGTTTGCCCTGTCGATACAGAAATCGATTTCGTTTCCCGCTATCGTATTGGTCGAAGGGTCTACCAACTGGAAATTGCAAATAAAAACCTCAACAAAAATATTGAATCCCTCCTGGCTCGGATCAGTGAAATGCGGGCCAGTGCCGTTCAGGAAAGAGCCCAACTCCGCGAACAAATAAGAGCCATGAAAAATTCCAGAGCACAAAATGAAAAATCTCTTGAGGAGCTTCGGTCGTCCATTGGGGGATAA
- the ptsP gene encoding phosphoenolpyruvate--protein phosphotransferase: MDTCVNAEQQKGVLVFKSPFSGFIIPLEEVPDPVFAQKMVGDGLAIDPTSEFLLAPFDGEVVQIHPAHHALTLRHGPTGLEALIHIGLDTVQLKGEGFKVHVKKGDHVKAGDVLVDFDAEVISRKAQSLISPLILLPGAQTWDFEVQFGPVKAGAPGFLVVHIDESKNKPDLISNSQSSKTKSEYLTSEKVRIPISEGIHARPASLILQTAKRFEGEISIHWENRQANCRSLVQILELAIPGEALVQFHASGPDARQALEELARVTRELKEVHAPTDIKTPQTGSTSHLGEDQLGGVIAAPGMAAGQVVVVQHEALEPHEQGRGIEVETSALYQSMNKVRRDLKELEFEMKQRAGSTQAAIFTAHQDILDDPQIIESIEEQIHLNRSAAWAVNQVIQAEATRLSMSNNELIAARANDLLDVNRRWVGQLMGEVLSLPKIPPNSILIADDLTPSDTASLDRSCVLGFCTRRGGTTSHVAILARSLDIPALAAIDPRALQLTNGTPVLLNANDGYLQLNPPQELLDQVKRETKNKLHRRSEEEAQAKLPALTTDNHRITVWANFANHEEADHAANLGAEGVGLMRSEFLFLNRENAPTEEEQFQIYTHMTKEMGPERPVTIRTLDVGGDKPLTYCPLPDEENPFLGERGIRMLLREQSLLRTQVRAVLRASKWGPLRLMIPMITNLEEVRESKRIIQEEADALQVPMIPVGIMIEVPAAVLIADHLAKEVDFFSIGTNDLTQYVLAMDRNHQALAKQVDALHPAVLKMIHLTSLAAHRAGIEVGVCGGLAGDDFGIPILIGLGIEELSVSLPSVPGVKALIRGLHLEKCKDLALRAMEMADPSAVRNLVKSWNSSC, translated from the coding sequence ATGGATACGTGTGTTAATGCTGAACAGCAAAAAGGGGTTCTTGTCTTTAAATCACCATTTTCAGGATTTATCATTCCTCTTGAGGAGGTCCCTGATCCCGTATTCGCTCAAAAAATGGTCGGAGATGGCTTGGCTATTGATCCAACCAGTGAGTTTTTGCTCGCGCCATTTGACGGTGAGGTCGTACAAATTCATCCAGCTCATCATGCCCTGACCCTTCGACATGGTCCAACAGGTTTAGAAGCCTTGATCCACATTGGGCTAGATACTGTGCAGCTCAAGGGAGAAGGGTTCAAAGTTCATGTAAAGAAAGGTGATCATGTTAAAGCCGGAGATGTCCTCGTTGATTTTGATGCAGAAGTTATATCCAGAAAGGCCCAAAGTCTCATCTCTCCGTTGATTCTTTTGCCGGGCGCCCAGACTTGGGATTTTGAAGTTCAATTTGGACCTGTTAAGGCCGGCGCCCCTGGGTTTCTTGTCGTCCATATAGATGAATCTAAAAATAAGCCAGATCTCATCTCAAATTCACAAAGTTCAAAAACAAAAAGCGAATATTTAACTTCCGAGAAGGTGAGAATTCCGATCAGTGAAGGAATCCACGCCAGACCTGCATCTTTGATTTTACAGACGGCAAAGCGCTTTGAGGGAGAGATTTCTATCCACTGGGAAAACCGGCAAGCAAACTGTCGTTCCTTGGTGCAAATTTTGGAGCTTGCCATACCCGGCGAAGCCCTTGTTCAGTTTCATGCCTCAGGTCCTGATGCCAGACAAGCGCTGGAGGAATTGGCACGGGTCACGAGAGAGCTGAAAGAGGTGCATGCGCCGACTGACATTAAAACTCCACAAACAGGCTCGACTTCTCACCTCGGAGAGGACCAACTCGGAGGTGTTATCGCTGCTCCAGGAATGGCTGCTGGACAAGTCGTTGTGGTTCAACATGAAGCTCTCGAACCTCACGAACAGGGCAGAGGAATAGAAGTTGAAACTTCAGCCCTTTATCAATCTATGAATAAAGTCCGTCGCGATCTCAAAGAGCTTGAGTTCGAAATGAAACAAAGGGCAGGATCCACGCAGGCGGCCATTTTTACGGCCCACCAAGATATCTTGGATGATCCACAGATTATTGAATCAATTGAAGAACAAATACATTTAAACCGATCTGCTGCATGGGCGGTGAATCAAGTTATTCAGGCTGAAGCGACCCGACTTTCCATGTCCAACAATGAACTCATCGCAGCGCGAGCGAATGATCTTCTCGATGTCAATCGCCGATGGGTCGGCCAATTGATGGGTGAGGTCCTTTCCCTCCCAAAAATTCCACCCAATTCAATTCTGATTGCAGACGATCTCACTCCCTCTGATACGGCTTCGCTCGACCGCAGCTGTGTCTTGGGCTTCTGCACTCGGCGCGGCGGCACAACTTCGCACGTTGCTATTCTGGCTCGCTCCCTTGATATTCCGGCCCTCGCAGCCATTGATCCAAGGGCTCTTCAACTGACGAACGGAACCCCTGTTTTACTCAATGCCAATGATGGATATTTACAACTCAATCCTCCTCAAGAACTCCTCGATCAAGTCAAAAGAGAAACCAAAAATAAACTTCATCGTCGAAGCGAAGAAGAGGCTCAAGCCAAACTGCCGGCTCTCACTACAGACAATCACAGAATCACTGTTTGGGCCAATTTTGCAAATCATGAAGAGGCCGATCACGCAGCAAATTTAGGTGCTGAGGGGGTTGGCCTTATGCGGTCTGAATTCCTCTTTCTCAACCGCGAAAATGCTCCCACCGAAGAAGAGCAATTTCAGATTTATACTCACATGACAAAGGAGATGGGACCTGAGCGCCCGGTAACGATTCGCACTTTAGACGTAGGAGGTGATAAACCTCTCACTTATTGCCCCTTGCCCGACGAAGAAAATCCCTTCCTTGGAGAGCGCGGCATTCGTATGTTGCTAAGAGAACAATCTCTCCTACGAACCCAGGTCAGAGCTGTCTTGAGAGCCTCAAAGTGGGGCCCCTTGCGTCTTATGATTCCCATGATCACCAACCTCGAAGAAGTTCGAGAATCAAAGAGAATTATTCAAGAGGAGGCCGATGCCCTTCAGGTTCCAATGATTCCAGTTGGGATTATGATTGAGGTGCCAGCAGCTGTCCTCATCGCCGATCATCTGGCCAAAGAAGTTGACTTTTTTTCAATTGGTACAAATGATTTGACTCAGTACGTCTTAGCCATGGACAGAAATCACCAGGCTCTCGCAAAACAAGTAGACGCCCTTCACCCCGCAGTATTAAAGATGATTCACCTGACCTCCCTTGCAGCTCATCGCGCCGGAATAGAAGTGGGCGTCTGTGGAGGATTGGCTGGTGATGACTTTGGAATCCCGATTTTGATTGGCTTGGGCATTGAGGAATTGAGTGTGAGTCTTCCATCCGTACCGGGAGTGAAGGCCCTCATCAGAGGACTTCACCTAGAAAAATGCAAAGACCTTGCTCTGAGAGCCATGGAAATGGCTGATCCGTCTGCAGTTCGAAATCTTGTGAAGAGTTGGAATTCGAGCTGCTAA
- the ptsG gene encoding PTS glucose transporter subunit IIBC produces MIKELREQGFSQLQKLGKALMLPVAVLPAAGLLLGIGAAHFDWLPMIVSQIMEQAGGAIFGNLPLIFAVGVALGYTENDGVSALASVVGFAVLVATMGVTAKAIGVETKMIMGVPSIDTGVFGGILIGLIAGLLFNRYYRIQLPSYLGFFSGKRFVPIATSFAAVAVGVLLAFIWPPIGLGIKAASDFAASGSPEFAFSLYGFVERALIPFGLHHIWNVPFFFEVGEYINPQTGAAVKGEIHRYLAGDPTAGNMAGGYLFKMFGLPAAAIAIWRTARPENRVKVGSIMLSAALTSFLTGITEPIEFTFLFLAPILYFIHAVLCSGAYLLMILLGIKHGMTFSHGFIDYVVLFSKSTNGLWIWVVGAAWALLYYSIFHYAIVKFNLLTPGREIEEEEEDADLTSQVSSTEDKMAESLVLAFGGAKNISSLDACITRLRVGVSEISKVDQAALKKLGATGVVVVGKGVQAIFGTRSENLKTDMEQWLKAKKPSNGSVSRNESQKLEAWIGALGGKENISSIECVAGNRLRLSLKEKSFLNEEALDKTGLRGVMNLQGDLLHLVVGQDAPQVADRMKAIVFN; encoded by the coding sequence ATGATAAAAGAATTACGGGAACAGGGTTTCTCCCAACTTCAAAAGTTGGGAAAGGCGCTTATGTTGCCAGTGGCAGTACTTCCTGCAGCTGGTTTGTTACTAGGTATTGGTGCAGCTCATTTTGACTGGTTGCCGATGATCGTTTCTCAGATCATGGAACAGGCCGGTGGAGCTATCTTTGGTAATCTCCCTCTCATTTTTGCCGTTGGCGTCGCTCTCGGATATACCGAAAATGATGGTGTTTCGGCTCTTGCTTCAGTGGTGGGCTTTGCCGTGTTGGTCGCAACGATGGGTGTGACTGCCAAAGCGATTGGAGTTGAAACCAAAATGATCATGGGAGTCCCCTCCATCGATACCGGAGTTTTTGGCGGTATCCTCATTGGATTGATTGCGGGCCTTCTCTTTAATCGATATTATCGCATTCAATTGCCTTCCTATTTGGGATTTTTTTCTGGGAAGAGATTTGTTCCGATCGCAACCTCTTTTGCTGCAGTGGCGGTCGGAGTTCTTCTCGCCTTCATCTGGCCACCGATTGGCTTAGGCATTAAGGCAGCATCGGATTTTGCGGCTAGTGGCAGTCCTGAATTTGCATTTTCGCTCTACGGCTTTGTTGAGCGTGCTCTCATTCCTTTTGGTCTCCACCATATCTGGAATGTTCCCTTCTTTTTTGAGGTTGGAGAGTACATAAATCCCCAAACAGGTGCCGCAGTAAAAGGTGAGATTCACCGCTATTTAGCCGGTGATCCAACCGCTGGTAATATGGCAGGGGGCTATCTTTTTAAAATGTTTGGACTTCCTGCTGCGGCCATTGCAATTTGGAGAACCGCTCGTCCAGAAAATCGCGTCAAAGTCGGTAGCATCATGCTGAGTGCAGCGCTCACCTCATTTCTGACTGGAATCACCGAGCCCATTGAATTTACCTTTTTGTTTCTGGCTCCGATTCTCTATTTCATTCACGCGGTCCTTTGCTCCGGTGCCTACTTGCTCATGATCCTACTGGGCATTAAGCACGGAATGACCTTTTCTCACGGATTCATTGATTACGTTGTTCTCTTTTCAAAATCTACCAATGGCCTATGGATATGGGTGGTTGGCGCAGCTTGGGCTCTTCTCTACTACTCGATCTTTCACTATGCGATTGTTAAGTTCAACCTGCTCACTCCCGGACGAGAGATTGAAGAAGAAGAAGAAGACGCAGACCTGACCAGTCAGGTAAGCAGCACAGAGGATAAAATGGCAGAGTCCTTGGTCCTCGCTTTTGGTGGAGCTAAAAATATTTCATCTTTGGACGCTTGTATCACTCGACTCCGCGTAGGTGTCTCTGAAATCAGCAAAGTTGATCAGGCAGCTCTGAAGAAATTGGGAGCCACGGGAGTCGTGGTCGTTGGCAAAGGTGTTCAGGCCATCTTCGGAACACGTTCCGAAAATCTGAAAACGGACATGGAACAGTGGCTCAAAGCGAAGAAGCCAAGTAATGGTTCTGTCTCAAGAAACGAGTCCCAAAAATTGGAAGCCTGGATTGGTGCCTTAGGTGGCAAGGAGAATATCTCTTCGATTGAATGTGTGGCTGGAAATCGTTTGCGCCTTTCACTCAAGGAAAAATCTTTTCTGAACGAAGAAGCTTTAGATAAAACTGGCTTGCGTGGCGTCATGAATTTACAAGGTGATTTGCTTCACCTCGTTGTGGGTCAAGATGCTCCTCAAGTTGCAGACAGAATGAAGGCCATTGTTTTCAACTGA